Proteins encoded within one genomic window of Triticum aestivum cultivar Chinese Spring chromosome 2D, IWGSC CS RefSeq v2.1, whole genome shotgun sequence:
- the LOC123055852 gene encoding putative non-inhibitory serpin-10 yields the protein MRRTRIPGTSRKRQCAEAKETFGVPALISMLEATAIGASSSYFSVRRQGPVVLLQPRPPRESSSQDNRRCTRRMQWSTGEVARLPRSSSTCGLPPIFNLLDVTSCGGLRQKSGMDQCLQVALFAGTDAIARRSNFIFSPLSMRTGLALLATGTNGETLRQLLTFLGSQDLHLLNAASASLVAEMRAWPQLTFAAGIFADRSFSLRPEFVSGAASAHRASVRSVDFQNQPAAAAAEVNALIAETTRGRIRDLVSPDSFRGDPKIVLANAMHFKATWSRRFDRSDTTRSEFHRLDGTSVRAPFLSAPGMQYATSFDDLGFKVLQCFYKMAGRDGKLDPKAPLFSMLIFLRHRRDGLRDLLRLAVTEPDFVMRCAPRREQVVNPCLLPKFKFSFRFDATDALRGLGLAAPFDPLAADLSGAVSNMPPEGLYVSAVEQVCAVEVDEEGTTAVASFYAPTNPTYSPFERPPPPPMSFVADHPFLFAIIEYGKGEVLFLGHVVDPSS from the exons ATGAGGAGGACCCGGATCCCCGGCACCAGTCGGAAGAGACAATGCGCGGAGGCAAAGGAGACGTTCGGCGTCCCTGCGCTTATCTCCATGCTCGAGGCCACCGCCATTGGGGCCAGCTCCTCTTACTTCAGCGTCCGCCGCCAGGGACCTGTCGTCCTCCTTCAGCCGAGGCCGCCGCGGGAATCTTCGTCGCAAGACAACCGCCGATGCACGCGGCGGATGCAGTGGTCGACGGGTGAAGTTGCGCGCCTGCCGCGGAGCTCCTCGACATGTGGTTTGCCCCCGAT ATTTAATTTGCTCGACGTCACTTCGTGCGGTGGTCTCCGGCAGAAGTCCGGCATGGACCAATGCTTGCAGGTCGCTTTGTTCGCCGGCACGGACGCGATCGCCAGGCGGTCCAATTTCATTTTCTCGCCCCTTTCCATGCGGACCGGGCTCGCGCTGCTCGCCACCGGAACCAACGGCGAGACGCTGCGCCAGCTGCTGACATTCCTGGGCTCCCAGGACCTCCACCTCCTCAACGCGGCCAGTGCCAGCCTCGTCGCCGAGATGCGCGCGTGGCCGCAGCTCACCTTTGCCGCCGGCATCTTCGCGGACAGATCGTTCTCGCTGAGGCCGGAGTTCGTGTCGGGCGCCGCCTCCGCCCACCGGGCCTCCGTGAGATCCGTGGACTTTCAGAACCAG ccggcggcagcggcggctgagGTGAACGCTCTCATCGCAGAGACCACGCGGGGCCGGATACGCGACCTCGTCTCCCCCGACTCGTTTAGAGGCGACCCCAAGATCGTCCTCGCCAACGCCATGCACTTCAAGGCCACCTGGTCCCGGAGGTTCGACCGCTCGGACACCACCCGCAGCGAGTTCCACCGCCTCGACGGCACGTCCGTGCGGGCGCCGTTCCTCTCCGCCCCCGGGATGCAGTACGCCACCAGCTTCGACGACCTCGGCTTCAAGGTCCTCCAGTGCTTCTACAAGATGGCGGGGCGCGACGGCAAGCTGGACCCCAAGGCGCCGCTCTTCTCCATGCTCATATTCCTCCGGCACCGGCGCGACGGGCTCCGGGACCTCCTGCGGCTGGCGGTCACCGAGCCGGACTTCGTCATGCGCTGCGCTCCCCGGCGCGAGCAGGTGGTCAACCCGTGCCTGCTTCCCAAGTTCAAGTTCTCCTTCCGGTTCGACGCCACGGACGCGCTGCGCGGCCTCGGGCTCGCCGCACCGTTCGACCCGCTGGCCGCCGACCTGTCGGGGGCGGTGTCGAACATGCCCCCGGAAGGGCTCTACGTGTCGGCCGTCGAGCAGGTGTGCGCCGTGGAGGTGGACGAGGAAGGGACGACGGCGGTAGCATCGTTTTACGCACCTACGAACCCGACCTATAGCCCGTTTGAgcggccgccgcccccgccaatGAGCTTCGTGGCGGACCACCCTTTCTTGTTCGCCATCATCGAGTACGGCAAGGGCGAGGTTTTGTTCCTTGGCCACGTCGTGGACCCTTCCAGTTGA